The nucleotide window TGGCGGTACCGCTCCTCCATCCAGTCGTTCAGGTGGTAGTTCCGCCACGGGACCCTGCTGGCCGTGTCACCATGCAGGACGGGGAGGGTGATCCTGAAGATGGGGGCCAGGGTGTTGTGCATCTGGGCCGGGATGTAGGCCGGCCGGCCGTTCATCTTGGCCAGCGCGTACAGGGTGGCGTACTCGCCCATCTGGTTCCCCAGGCGACCTATTGCATTGATCGTCCACATACCCCTTG belongs to Equus quagga isolate Etosha38 unplaced genomic scaffold, UCLA_HA_Equagga_1.0 116400_RagTag, whole genome shotgun sequence and includes:
- the LOC124232794 gene encoding galactoside alpha-(1,2)-fucosyltransferase 2-like, producing the protein MLSTQAPFFFPMGHFILFVFVASTIFHIQQRLAKIQRTGELVPAMRPALETMERTTTNQPPIPRGMWTINAIGRLGNQMGEYATLYALAKMNGRPAYIPAQMHNTLAPIFRITLPVLHGDTASRVPWRNYHLNDWMEERY